From Candidatus Zixiibacteriota bacterium, the proteins below share one genomic window:
- the panB gene encoding 3-methyl-2-oxobutanoate hydroxymethyltransferase — MVEQSERKKVTVARFLDRKIKGEKIAVLTAYDYFTARILDKAGVDSLLVGDSVGMVLYGEKSTHPVTMEMMLAHVRAVARGTRYALVIADMPFMSYQPSLETAIINAGKFIRESFAEAVKLEGGVEMAATVKRIVECGIPVMGHIGMTPQSIHRFGGARVQGRKEESRQYLIESAQALEEAGAFSMVLELVQADTAKEITEAVHIPTIGIGAGKDCDGQVLVVNDILGMYDIYLPRFVRRYADLPPIIQKAASDFVADVKSGAYPSEDESFLKKE, encoded by the coding sequence ATGGTGGAACAGTCGGAAAGAAAGAAAGTGACGGTGGCCCGCTTTCTGGACAGGAAAATTAAGGGGGAAAAAATAGCGGTATTGACAGCTTATGATTATTTCACCGCCCGGATACTCGATAAGGCAGGTGTCGATTCGCTTCTCGTGGGCGATTCGGTCGGGATGGTGCTGTACGGCGAGAAGAGCACGCATCCGGTGACCATGGAGATGATGCTGGCGCATGTGCGGGCGGTGGCGCGCGGGACCCGGTATGCACTGGTTATCGCCGATATGCCGTTCATGTCATACCAGCCCTCGCTGGAGACGGCGATTATCAATGCCGGGAAATTCATAAGAGAGTCTTTTGCCGAGGCGGTCAAGCTGGAAGGGGGCGTGGAGATGGCCGCGACGGTCAAACGGATTGTCGAGTGCGGCATCCCGGTGATGGGGCATATCGGAATGACGCCGCAGTCGATTCACCGGTTCGGCGGCGCCCGGGTGCAGGGGCGCAAAGAAGAATCACGGCAGTATCTCATTGAATCGGCGCAGGCGCTTGAGGAGGCGGGCGCTTTTTCGATGGTTCTGGAACTGGTGCAGGCCGACACAGCCAAGGAAATTACCGAGGCGGTGCACATACCGACAATCGGCATTGGCGCGGGAAAGGATTGCGACGGACAGGTACTGGTCGTCAACGATATTCTGGGAATGTATGATATTTATCTGCCGCGGTTTGTCCGCCGCTATGCCGATTTACCACCGATTATACAAAAAGCGGCTTCTGATTTTGTCGCCGATGTCAAGTCGGGGGCATATCCCAGCGAGGATGAGTCATTCCTGAAAAAAGAATAG
- the folK gene encoding 2-amino-4-hydroxy-6-hydroxymethyldihydropteridine diphosphokinase produces MSNNIFLSLGSNLGDREGNLVKAAEMIAHLEGFEAVAFSPVYLSAAVEMAQPAPDFLNMVIKGDYIYSPLELLNNLERLEKKLGRTGKGNYQPRSIDIDLLLFGKEIIETERLSVPHRKMTERTFILAPLLQIEPDLIHPVTGKKMASYLDEEEKNQLIMYKESLTLHV; encoded by the coding sequence ATGTCCAATAACATATTCTTATCACTCGGGTCGAATCTGGGCGATAGAGAGGGGAACCTGGTCAAAGCCGCGGAGATGATCGCGCATCTGGAGGGATTTGAGGCGGTGGCCTTTTCCCCCGTATATCTCAGCGCGGCGGTAGAGATGGCTCAGCCGGCGCCGGATTTTCTCAATATGGTCATCAAAGGAGATTACATTTATTCGCCGCTGGAGCTTCTCAACAATCTTGAACGACTCGAAAAGAAGCTGGGGCGAACCGGCAAGGGAAATTATCAGCCGCGATCGATTGATATCGATCTTCTTCTCTTCGGGAAAGAAATAATCGAAACCGAGCGTCTCTCGGTCCCGCACCGAAAAATGACCGAACGTACTTTCATTCTCGCCCCCCTGCTTCAGATTGAACCGGACTTGATACATCCGGTGACAGGAAAGAAAATGGCCTCATATCTGGATGAGGAAGAAAAAAATCAGCTGATTATGTACAAGGAATCATTGACGCTTCATGTCTGA
- a CDS encoding deoxynucleoside kinase, with the protein MSESRYIAVEGVIGVGKSTLAKMLAEELKAELLLDDAMNNPFLVDFYKNPKRYAFSAQLYFLLTRYQQQQSLMAYDLFAQRIIADYSFARDRIFASVNLSPREATLYEKIIPLLNSSIPKPDLTIYLQASTPVLQERIRKRNYTFERNIDADYIQQLNESFNYFFFHYEETPLLVVKTDDIDFVENRSDFENLVELIKKPVSGKKYYVPAGSKS; encoded by the coding sequence ATGTCTGAATCAAGATATATCGCCGTTGAGGGTGTGATCGGAGTCGGCAAATCGACCCTGGCCAAAATGCTGGCCGAGGAGTTGAAAGCGGAGTTGCTTCTCGATGATGCCATGAACAATCCGTTCCTGGTTGATTTCTACAAGAATCCCAAGAGGTATGCTTTTTCCGCCCAATTGTATTTTCTTCTCACCCGTTATCAGCAGCAGCAATCGCTTATGGCCTACGATCTCTTTGCCCAGAGAATTATCGCCGACTACTCTTTTGCGCGCGACAGGATCTTTGCCTCGGTCAATCTCAGCCCCCGCGAGGCGACTCTGTATGAGAAGATTATCCCCCTGCTTAACAGCAGCATCCCCAAACCGGATCTGACGATATATCTCCAGGCTTCGACGCCGGTGCTTCAAGAGCGTATCCGAAAACGGAATTATACTTTCGAGCGCAATATTGATGCCGATTATATCCAGCAGTTGAATGAGTCGTTCAATTATTTCTTTTTTCATTATGAAGAGACGCCTCTTTTGGTGGTCAAAACCGATGATATAGATTTTGTCGAAAACCGAAGCGATTTCGAAAATCTGGTAGAACTGATCAAAAAACCGGTGTCGGGGAAAAAATATTACGTGCCGGCGGGGAGCAAAAGCTGA
- a CDS encoding YchE family NAAT transporter, producing the protein MLHWNEYIKIFIAVMVIIDPIGAIPIFLSLTGQQQNAERRHTARIAAFAMAVVLVITCIFGETILKFFGISMASFRVAGGILLLFLGIAMMHARQSTSKHTPEEDKEAESKESIAVVPMAMPLLAGPGAISTLIIYSQEAPGWEHKGILIGSCIVAAIVLWITMLVAIPLSKWLGRTGINIATRVMGLILTAISVEFIATGLSQLFPGLLG; encoded by the coding sequence ATGCTTCACTGGAACGAATATATCAAGATATTTATCGCGGTGATGGTGATTATCGATCCGATCGGCGCCATCCCGATATTTCTCAGCCTGACCGGACAGCAGCAAAACGCCGAGAGACGCCATACCGCCCGAATAGCCGCGTTCGCCATGGCGGTGGTACTGGTAATTACCTGCATTTTCGGCGAGACGATTTTGAAGTTTTTCGGAATCAGCATGGCCTCGTTCCGGGTGGCCGGCGGGATACTGCTTCTCTTTTTGGGGATTGCCATGATGCATGCCCGCCAGAGCACCAGCAAGCATACGCCCGAGGAAGATAAGGAGGCCGAAAGCAAAGAGAGTATTGCGGTGGTTCCGATGGCGATGCCGCTTCTGGCCGGGCCGGGAGCGATAAGTACGCTGATTATTTACTCTCAGGAGGCGCCCGGCTGGGAACACAAAGGGATTCTGATCGGCAGTTGCATTGTCGCGGCGATAGTGCTCTGGATAACGATGCTGGTGGCCATACCGCTCAGCAAATGGCTGGGGCGAACCGGTATCAATATCGCCACCCGTGTTATGGGACTGATTCTGACCGCCATTTCGGTGGAATTTATCGCCACAGGCTTAAGCCAGCTCTTCCCGGGATTGCTGGGGTAA
- the folB gene encoding dihydroneopterin aldolase: MDVIRLNNMVFYGFHGVTAAEKETGRRFEVDCELETDLASPGQSDSLKDTVDYAAVFGKIKDIVEGKAFSLVESLAISLANEILREFPVFRVTVRVRKVVPPIAGTIDHIEFEVTRHQPDAAKILADDKK, translated from the coding sequence ATGGATGTCATCAGACTGAACAATATGGTATTTTACGGATTTCACGGCGTTACGGCGGCCGAAAAGGAAACCGGCCGGAGATTCGAAGTCGATTGCGAACTGGAAACGGATCTGGCCTCTCCGGGACAATCCGATTCCCTGAAAGACACGGTTGATTATGCGGCCGTCTTTGGGAAAATCAAGGATATTGTCGAGGGAAAGGCCTTTTCGCTGGTGGAAAGTCTGGCCATATCGCTGGCCAACGAGATTCTCAGGGAATTCCCGGTTTTCAGGGTGACGGTGAGAGTACGCAAAGTGGTCCCCCCTATTGCCGGGACGATCGATCATATAGAATTCGAAGTCACCCGTCATCAGCCTGATGCCGCCAAGATTTTAGCCGATGATAAGAAATAA